In one window of Microbacterium natoriense DNA:
- a CDS encoding polysaccharide deacetylase family protein, whose amino-acid sequence MAQDLRIAVAIPTFRRPERLASLLAALPDRFAELEDGVSVEVFVIDNDPDRSAEALATSDDLPVATTYAPEPTPGIAAARQHALDVTTGFDLLAFIDDDEVPHPNWLRALVDTWRRTGAAAVAGHVRTVFPSGTDPWVLASGLFARPLREDGESLPAAGAGNLLLDLAWIRRAGISFDASLGLSGGEDTLFTRAIVRAGGRVVACPASVAEDLLEEGRATRRFALARARHHGQTQSVIELRLADGAVARAVSRVRNLIKGAGWAVRGALRQASGALTRSLSRRAAGSREVQRGIGLVQGALGAAAPEYARDNAPRTGGIRAVRAALSRLARAISPFFRSVTGVHTSQPVVVLTLDDGPDSEWTPRILDELAKRGATATFFVLLTRTRTHPELVERILSEGHEIALHGADHRRLTSFPRAEGFRMLTESKAELEDQTGRSIRWYRPPYGALSVSTWWAVRRAGMTSVLWTTSALDGRDAPHAERLARATSGISSGAILLAHDSRAAAQDGADDPAIAPIDRAQLISDVLDEYDRRGLKAVSLDQALRSGRLRRRMVLVG is encoded by the coding sequence ATGGCGCAGGATCTTCGCATCGCGGTCGCCATCCCGACCTTCCGTCGACCTGAACGACTCGCGAGCCTGCTGGCCGCCCTGCCCGACCGCTTCGCCGAGCTGGAGGACGGTGTCAGCGTCGAGGTCTTCGTGATCGACAACGATCCGGATCGCAGCGCAGAGGCGCTCGCGACGTCCGACGACCTCCCCGTCGCGACGACCTACGCGCCTGAACCGACTCCGGGGATCGCGGCGGCGCGCCAGCACGCGCTCGACGTGACGACGGGGTTCGACCTTCTCGCATTCATCGACGACGACGAGGTGCCGCATCCGAACTGGCTTCGCGCCCTCGTCGACACCTGGCGTCGCACGGGCGCTGCGGCTGTGGCCGGACATGTGCGCACCGTGTTCCCGTCCGGGACCGACCCCTGGGTGCTGGCCTCCGGTCTGTTCGCGCGGCCGCTCCGCGAGGACGGCGAGTCCCTTCCCGCGGCCGGCGCCGGCAACCTCTTGCTGGATCTCGCCTGGATCCGGCGCGCGGGGATCTCCTTCGACGCGTCGCTCGGCCTCTCCGGCGGAGAGGACACGCTGTTCACCCGCGCCATCGTCCGTGCCGGCGGCCGCGTCGTCGCATGTCCGGCATCCGTCGCCGAAGACCTCTTGGAGGAGGGCAGGGCCACTCGACGATTCGCGCTCGCACGTGCACGCCATCACGGGCAGACCCAGTCCGTGATCGAGTTGCGTCTCGCCGACGGAGCCGTTGCGAGGGCGGTCTCGCGCGTGCGCAATCTGATCAAGGGCGCCGGATGGGCCGTCCGCGGCGCGCTGCGGCAGGCCTCCGGTGCTCTCACGCGCTCGCTGTCCCGACGCGCCGCCGGTTCACGGGAAGTGCAGCGCGGCATCGGCCTCGTGCAAGGCGCGCTGGGGGCCGCTGCACCCGAGTACGCGCGCGACAACGCTCCTCGCACCGGCGGCATCCGTGCGGTGCGAGCGGCGCTGTCCCGTCTCGCTCGCGCGATCTCGCCCTTCTTCCGCTCGGTCACGGGCGTGCACACATCGCAGCCCGTCGTGGTGCTCACACTCGACGATGGACCGGACTCCGAGTGGACCCCTCGCATCCTCGACGAGCTGGCGAAGCGAGGCGCCACCGCGACGTTCTTCGTGCTCCTCACCCGCACCCGCACCCACCCGGAGCTGGTCGAGCGCATCCTGTCGGAGGGTCACGAGATCGCCCTGCACGGCGCCGACCATCGCCGGCTGACGTCGTTCCCCCGGGCCGAGGGCTTTCGGATGCTGACGGAGTCGAAGGCCGAGCTCGAGGACCAGACCGGCCGCTCGATCCGCTGGTACCGCCCGCCGTACGGCGCGCTCTCGGTCTCGACCTGGTGGGCTGTTCGACGCGCGGGCATGACTTCGGTGCTGTGGACGACGAGCGCGCTCGACGGTCGTGACGCACCGCATGCGGAACGGCTGGCGAGGGCGACATCCGGCATCTCCTCGGGCGCGATCCTGCTCGCCCACGACTCACGGGCTGCAGCGCAGGATGGCGCGGACGACCCCGCGATCGCTCCCATCGACCGCGCGCAGCTGATCTCGGATGTGCTCGACGAGTACGACCGCCGCGGACTGAAAGCGGTCTCGCTCGATCAGGCTCTGCGTTCCGGGCGCCTCCGGCGCCGCATGGTCCTCGTCGGCTGA
- a CDS encoding glycosyltransferase family 4 protein, with the protein MTVVDPLSRAHRPRILISAYACGPGQGPEASAGWAIARAAAETGDVWILTRERFRASLEEALAASPDLAARVNVVHIDLPQRIMRWKRRGWDLYWYYALWQRLAGRTARRLHAEVGFDLAHHVTFANDWMPCGVAGLDTPVVWGPVGGASRVPVSKLRRWLGARGTVTELARIALTALPRAVWGDSTARRAALVVAQNPDVARRFRHARNVVVEPNAAFAEEIPAHRGSDSGRTAVFAGRLLAWKGAALALEAISRPAAEGWRLQILGEGYELGRLRRLARKLRIEDRVDFRGHLTREETLESLASSDALLFPSMHDQAGWIVGEASAMGMPVVCLDLGGPPTLAHINARVVSADAPGLPDRLAEALRDAQTNPGRPHSRWSEARLPSVVGQWYSTALHARRRPLVVMESLTRLRPTTNPYLVQLCTALDDTPGIELSFFSWRRALIGRLDVFHVHWPELLVGGHKLAGRMARRVLTIAFLIRVRLTRVAVVRTLHNLDRPSDMSRLDLALLDRLDRLTTLTITLNDDTPLPDGHARRTILHGHYRDWFAPHPAPAPTKGRIGYVGLIRRYKGVEQLIGAFRSLDAEGTSLSIAGRPSTDDLKSELISLAGGDERVEFDFRFLDDAELVRRIADAEFIVLPYRHMHNSGTALAALSVTRPILVPDNAVNRALAEEVGERWVHLFDGELADADLARVRAAIGEGVKGEPDLSQRDWTTVGAAHAEAFRAASMLRRAG; encoded by the coding sequence ATGACCGTCGTCGACCCTCTGAGCAGAGCGCACAGGCCTCGGATCCTGATCAGCGCCTACGCGTGCGGCCCTGGGCAGGGCCCCGAGGCGTCAGCCGGGTGGGCCATCGCACGTGCGGCCGCCGAGACCGGGGACGTCTGGATCCTCACCCGCGAACGCTTCCGCGCTTCGCTCGAGGAAGCGCTGGCCGCATCGCCCGACCTCGCGGCCCGCGTGAACGTGGTGCACATCGACCTTCCGCAGCGGATCATGCGCTGGAAGCGGCGCGGCTGGGATCTGTACTGGTACTACGCGCTGTGGCAGCGGCTCGCCGGACGGACCGCCCGGCGCCTGCATGCGGAAGTCGGATTCGACCTCGCCCACCATGTCACCTTCGCGAACGATTGGATGCCGTGCGGCGTAGCAGGGCTCGACACCCCTGTGGTGTGGGGACCCGTCGGCGGTGCCAGCCGTGTGCCCGTCTCGAAACTGCGACGATGGCTCGGAGCACGCGGCACCGTGACCGAACTCGCGCGCATCGCCCTCACCGCTCTCCCTCGAGCCGTCTGGGGTGACTCGACGGCCCGGCGCGCTGCCCTGGTCGTGGCGCAGAACCCCGACGTCGCTCGACGATTCCGTCATGCGCGAAACGTCGTGGTCGAGCCGAACGCGGCCTTCGCCGAAGAGATCCCCGCCCACCGGGGAAGCGACTCCGGCCGGACGGCCGTGTTCGCTGGCCGCCTGCTCGCGTGGAAGGGCGCGGCTCTCGCCCTCGAGGCCATCTCCCGCCCGGCGGCGGAAGGATGGCGCCTCCAGATACTGGGCGAGGGGTACGAACTCGGTCGCCTGCGCCGGCTCGCACGAAAGCTCCGTATCGAAGACCGCGTCGACTTCCGCGGGCATCTCACACGCGAGGAGACGCTGGAGAGCCTGGCATCGTCGGACGCGCTCCTGTTCCCGTCCATGCACGACCAGGCCGGATGGATCGTCGGCGAAGCGAGCGCAATGGGCATGCCTGTGGTGTGCCTCGACCTCGGCGGGCCTCCGACGCTCGCCCACATCAATGCGCGCGTCGTCAGCGCCGACGCCCCCGGGTTGCCCGATCGTCTCGCCGAGGCGCTGCGCGATGCGCAGACGAATCCCGGTCGCCCGCACTCGCGGTGGTCCGAGGCCCGGCTGCCGTCGGTCGTCGGTCAGTGGTATTCCACGGCTCTGCACGCGCGGCGGCGTCCGCTCGTCGTGATGGAGTCGCTCACCCGCCTCCGCCCCACGACGAATCCGTACCTGGTGCAGTTGTGTACCGCGCTGGACGATACCCCGGGCATCGAGCTGTCGTTCTTCTCCTGGCGTCGAGCGCTGATCGGGCGACTCGACGTGTTCCACGTGCACTGGCCGGAGCTGCTGGTCGGCGGCCACAAGCTCGCCGGGCGGATGGCCCGAAGAGTGCTGACGATCGCCTTCCTGATCCGCGTGCGGCTGACTCGTGTGGCCGTAGTGCGGACGCTCCACAATCTCGACCGGCCATCCGACATGTCGCGACTCGATCTCGCGCTGCTCGACCGGCTCGATCGTCTGACGACGCTGACCATCACCCTCAACGACGACACACCGCTCCCCGACGGGCACGCACGCAGGACCATCCTGCACGGGCACTACCGCGACTGGTTCGCCCCTCATCCCGCTCCCGCCCCGACGAAGGGCCGCATCGGCTACGTCGGATTGATCCGCCGCTACAAAGGCGTCGAGCAGCTCATCGGGGCCTTCCGCTCGTTGGATGCCGAGGGCACGTCGCTGTCGATCGCAGGGCGCCCGTCGACCGACGACCTGAAGTCCGAGCTGATCTCGCTCGCCGGCGGCGATGAACGCGTCGAGTTCGATTTCCGCTTCCTCGACGATGCGGAGCTGGTGCGCCGGATCGCCGACGCGGAGTTCATCGTTCTCCCCTATCGGCACATGCACAACTCGGGGACGGCTCTCGCCGCGCTCTCCGTGACTCGACCGATCCTCGTGCCTGACAACGCGGTGAACCGCGCTCTGGCAGAGGAGGTCGGCGAACGATGGGTCCACCTGTTCGACGGGGAGCTCGCGGATGCCGACCTCGCCCGAGTAAGAGCAGCCATCGGCGAGGGAGTGAAGGGCGAGCCTGACCTGTCGCAGCGCGACTGGACCACGGTCGGCGCCGCGCACGCCGAAGCCTTCCGCGCAGCATCCATGCTCCGACGGGCCGGCTGA
- a CDS encoding CDP-alcohol phosphatidyltransferase family protein: protein MTTESFADSLRRLSSAQKGRAKGAPAYSVYVNRPVGRVFAAVAYRIGLSPNGVTAVSAVFTFSGILVLALVDPSWWTGLVVWLLLAIGYALDSADGQVARLRGGGSLAGEWLDHFIDAIKIVSLPIATAIGLYRFSGLPTLYVLVPLAFAVCATATFFGMILNDLLKASKGIASSAQQGGGGALRSIVLLPVDYGIVCLVYVLWGWPSIFAFAYAFFFAAAAAFCLLAAVRWFRNMRSLGNGGGND, encoded by the coding sequence ATGACCACCGAGAGCTTCGCGGATTCTCTGAGGCGTCTGTCGTCCGCGCAGAAGGGCAGAGCGAAGGGCGCGCCCGCATACAGCGTCTACGTGAATCGGCCGGTCGGACGCGTGTTCGCCGCCGTCGCGTACCGCATCGGGCTCTCGCCCAACGGCGTCACCGCCGTCAGCGCGGTGTTCACCTTCTCCGGCATCCTCGTGCTCGCCCTCGTCGACCCGTCGTGGTGGACCGGCCTCGTCGTCTGGCTGCTCCTGGCGATCGGCTACGCCCTCGATTCTGCAGACGGACAGGTCGCGCGGCTGCGCGGCGGCGGCTCGCTCGCGGGGGAGTGGCTCGATCACTTCATCGACGCGATCAAGATCGTCTCCCTCCCCATCGCGACCGCGATCGGCCTCTACCGTTTCAGCGGCCTGCCCACGCTCTACGTCCTGGTGCCCCTGGCTTTCGCCGTGTGCGCGACAGCGACGTTCTTCGGGATGATCCTGAACGACCTCCTGAAGGCGTCGAAGGGGATCGCGTCCTCGGCGCAACAGGGCGGTGGCGGCGCACTGCGCTCTATCGTCCTGCTTCCGGTCGATTACGGCATCGTGTGCCTCGTCTACGTGCTGTGGGGGTGGCCGAGCATCTTCGCATTCGCGTACGCCTTCTTCTTCGCGGCCGCCGCCGCCTTCTGTCTGCTGGCCGCAGTGCGCTGGTTCCGGAACATGCGCAGCCTCGGCAACGGCGGCGGGAATGACTGA
- a CDS encoding glycosyltransferase, with product MTDDTTLAVIVVNYGSSDLLERNLVPTSRALDDVAVYVVDNRSTSDEASVIRALAEREGWVALLQDENVGFGVGVNRGVDAARADGRTRFLLINPDASIGAPDVRLLLDAVDSSEKIVAAPVITDGAGRVWSAGHVLDLRDGATHGRAWSERNPHAEVRRWLTGAALMINSAAWDAVGGFDEDYFLYWEDVDFSLRVEDAGGRLLLVEEAKAVHDEGGTQGIGDPDVHAKSPLYYYYNVRNRMLLAQKLFESETVRRWDAVSTAAAREILLRGGKRQLLRPWRPVGAVWRGWRDARRIARRAN from the coding sequence ATGACTGACGACACGACGCTCGCCGTCATCGTCGTGAACTACGGCTCGTCGGATCTGCTCGAGCGCAACCTCGTTCCGACCAGCCGCGCGCTCGACGACGTCGCCGTGTACGTCGTCGACAACCGCTCCACGAGCGACGAGGCGAGCGTCATCCGCGCGCTCGCGGAGCGAGAGGGATGGGTCGCTCTCCTGCAGGACGAGAACGTCGGTTTCGGAGTCGGCGTGAACAGAGGAGTGGATGCTGCGCGGGCAGACGGGCGGACCCGCTTCCTGCTCATCAATCCGGATGCGTCGATCGGCGCGCCTGACGTGCGCCTGCTTCTCGACGCGGTCGATTCGAGCGAGAAGATCGTCGCGGCGCCGGTCATCACAGACGGCGCGGGGCGGGTCTGGTCGGCCGGGCACGTGCTCGATCTCCGCGACGGCGCCACGCACGGGCGGGCCTGGTCCGAGCGGAATCCGCACGCGGAGGTGCGGCGCTGGCTCACCGGCGCTGCACTCATGATCAACTCCGCCGCATGGGACGCCGTGGGCGGGTTCGATGAGGACTACTTCCTCTATTGGGAAGACGTGGACTTCTCCCTGCGGGTCGAGGACGCCGGCGGTCGGCTGCTCCTCGTCGAGGAGGCGAAGGCCGTGCACGACGAGGGCGGGACGCAGGGCATCGGCGACCCCGACGTCCATGCCAAGTCGCCGCTGTACTACTACTACAACGTCCGGAACCGGATGCTGCTCGCACAGAAGCTCTTCGAATCCGAGACCGTGCGGCGTTGGGATGCCGTATCGACCGCGGCCGCGCGGGAGATACTCCTCCGCGGCGGCAAGCGTCAGCTGCTGCGGCCGTGGCGTCCCGTGGGCGCCGTGTGGCGCGGCTGGCGCGATGCGCGGCGCATCGCCAGGCGGGCGAACTGA